ATGACCGTGGTCAGCGCGGAGCCCAGCGCGATGACGGTGAGGGCGACGGCGACCACCCGGCGTATCCCGAAGCGGTCCATGAGGGCGGCGGCGAACGGCGCCGTGATCCCGTACAGCGCCAGATTGACCGAGACGGCGAAGCCGACGCTCCCGCGTGACCAGTCGAACTCCTCGTGGAGCGGGTCGATCAGCAGCCCGGGGAGCGAGGTGAAGGCGGCGGCGCCGACGATCGTCACAAAGGTGACGGCGGCGACGGACCACGCGCGGTGGACACGGGGGGCGCGGAGGGGGCGGTTTCTGGTCACAGACGTCAGCATCCGGGGCGGGCCGATCACCATCGAGTGGCCCGAAGGACAGCTTTCGCTAGGATCGGGCCATGGCCGATGTCCCCCAGCGCCGTACGGGCGCCCGACCGGGCGGCGCCGTCCCCCGGCCCCGCGCCGCAGGGGCGGAGCGCGCGCACGGCGGTCCGCACCGGGTGGTGGTGCTGGCGCTCCCCGGGTGCATCCCGTTCGAGCTGAGCATGCCCGTCCGGCTCTTCGGCCGGGCCCTCTCCCCGGCGGGCGACCCCCTGTACGAGGTGCTGACCTGCACGCCCGTCCCCGGTCTCGTCCCCACCGAGGCGGATTTCGCGCTCCATGTGGAGCATGGCCCCGAGCTGCTGGCCACCGCCGACACGGTGATCGTCCCGGCCGCGTACGGGCCCCGGTCCGTCTTCTCCGAGGGGCGGCTGCCCGAGGAGCTGGTGGAGGTCTTCGCCGCGATCCGGCCCGGCACCCGGCTGGCGTCCATCTGCACCGGCGGTTTCTTCCTCGCCGCCGCCGGGTATCTGGACGGCCGCCCCGCCACCACCCACTGGGGCTGGGCCGAGCACTTCCAGCGGGTCTTCCCGTCCGTCCGGGTCGATCCGCAGGTGCTGTACGTGGACGACGGCGACGTGCTCACCTCGGCGGGGGTCGCCGCCGGGATCGACCTCTGTCTCCATCTCGTCCGGCGCGACCACGGCGCGGCGGTCGCCAACGACCTGGCCCGGCGGAGCGTCGTCCCGCCGCACCGGGAGGGCGGACAGGCCCAGTACATCCAGCGGCCGGTGCCGCAGCCGCAGCTCGCGACGACCGCCGGGGCCCGCCGCTGGGCGCTGGACCGGCTGGGCGAGCCGATCCATCTGCGCGATCTCGCGGAACGGGAGTCGATGAGCGTCCGGACGTTCACCCGCCGCTTCCGCGAGGAGGTCGGGGTGAGCCCGGGGCAGTGGCTCACCCGGCAGCGGGTGGAACGGGCGTGCCAGCTCCTGGAGTCGACGGATCTGTCGGTGGACCAGGTCGCCCGGGACGCCGGTTTCGGGACGGCGCAGTCGATGCGGCAGCACCTCCAGTCGGCGCTGGGGGTGGCGCCGACGGTCTACCGCCGCACCTTCCGCACGGCGTCGGGGACGGCACAGGTCTGACGCCGTACGGAAGGCGCGGCCCTCAGAAGGTGAGCACCGCGCGGGCGACCCGGCCCGCGCGGGCGTCGGCGGCGGCCCGGGCGAAGTCCTCCACCGGGTGCACGGCGGTGACCAGTTCGTCCAGGAGCAGCAGGCCCCTGCGGTAGAACTCGGCGTAGCGCGGGATGTCGTACTGGGGGCGGGAGGAGCCGTAGCGGCAGCCGAGGATGGACTTGTCGAGGAACATCGCGGCGGGCGGGAAGGCGGCCTCCGCCGTGGGCGCGGCCATCCCGAGCAGGACCGCCTGACCGCCCCGGTCGAGGAGGTCGACGGCCCGGCGGACCAGGGCGGGGCTCCCGACGCACTCGAAGACGTGGTCGGCGCCCGTGGGCAGCAGCTCGCGCACGCCGTCGGCCGAGGTGAGGAAGTCGCTCGCGCCGAAACGCCGGGCGGTGGCCTCCTTCGCCGGGTTGGTGTCGACGGCGACGGCGCGGGAGGCGCCCGCGAGCCGCGCGCCCTGGAGGACGTTGAGGCCGACGCCTCCGGCGCCGAGGACGACGACGGTGTCCCCGGGGGCGACCCGGGCCCGGTTGAGGACGGCGCCGACGCCGGTGAGCACCCCGCAGCCGAGCAGCGCCGCCGAGGTCAGCGGGATGTCCTCGGGGATGCGCACCGCCTGCACGGCACGGACCAGGGTGCGTTCGGCGAAGGCGGAGTTCGCGGCGAACTGGAAGAGCGGCTCGTCCTTCCGGCCCCCTCGGGTGAAGACCCGGCGGGGTCGGCCGACGCTGCCCCGGCAGAGGGTGGGGCGGCCCCGGTCGCAGTCGGCGCAGGTGCCGCAGTTCGCGAGCGTGGACAGCGCCACATGGTCCCCGGGCGCCACATGGGAGACATCGGGGCCGACCGCCCGGACCACGCCCGCGCCCTCGTGGCCGAGGACCACCGGAACGGGGAACGGAATCGTCCCGTCGAGCACGGACAGATCGCTGTGGCAGAGCCCCGCCGCCGCGATCGCGACGTCGACCTCGCCCGGTCCGGGGCGCCGCGCCAGCTCCAGATCCCCGACGACGACGGCCTCGGTCCCGTCGAACACCACGCCTCTCATCCCCGCTCCCCCGATCGGCCCGGGTCCGCGGGCCGTTCCCTGGGCAGCTTGAGCACCCGGTCGGCGATGATGTCGCGCTGGATCTCGTCCGAGCCGCCGTAGATGGTGTCGGCGCGGCTGAAGAGGAACAGCCGCTGGTCGTGGTCGAGTTCATAGGGCCGCCCGGCGCTCCACTCCTCGGGCCCGGTGGCCGCGTCCGCCCCGCGGACGGCCATCGCCAGCTCGCCGAGGCGCCGGTGCCAGCCGCCCCACAGCAGCTTGGCGACGCTGGGCGCGCCCGGGTCGCCCTCGGCACCGAGGGTGCGCAGCGCGTTCCAGCGCATGGCGCGCAGCTCGGCCCACTGCCGGACGATCCGGTCGCGGACGACGGGGTCGCGGTCGGCGCCGCGGGCCACGGCGGTGCGGACGATTCCGGCCAGCTCCGCCGCGAAGCCGATCTGGAGGACGAGGGTCGCGACGCCGCGTTCGCGGTCGAGGAGGCCCATGGCGACGCGCCAGCCCTCGCCCTCCCCGCCGACGACATGGGCGGCGTCGGCGCGGGCCCCGTCGAGGAAGACCTCGTTGAACTCACTGGTGCCGGTGAGCTGGCGGATGGGGCGCACCTCGACATGGCCGGGCTGGTCCAGGGGGACGAGGAGGAGGGAGAGCCCCCGGTGGCGGGTGGAGCCGGGTTCGGTGCGGGCGAGGACGAAGCACCAGTCGGCGCCGAGGGCGAGCGAGGTCCAGGTCTTCTGCCCGGTGACGCGGTAGCAGCCGGTGCCGTCCCGGACGGCGGTGGTGCGGACGGCGGCGAGGTCGGAGCCCGCGCCGGGTTCGCTGTACCCCTGGCACCAGTACTCCTCGCCGCGGGCGATGGGCCCGAGGAAGCGCCGCCGCTGCTCGGGGGTGCCGTCGGCGATCAGGGTGGGCGCGAGCAGGTGCTCGCCGATGTGGCCGAGGCGGCCGGGGGCACCGGCGGCGGCGTACTCCTCGGCCCAGACGATCTGCTGGGTGAGGGTGGCGGCGCGGTTGCCGTGGCCGGAGGCGGGCCAGCCGATGCCGATCCAGCCGCCGCGGCCGAGTTCCCGTTCCCAGGCGCGGCGGACCGCGACGGACTCGTGTTCCCGGCCGGGGCCGCCGCCCGCGGACCGGTACGCGTCCGTGAGATGGGTCCGCAGCCACTGGCGGGCCTCGGCCCGGAACGCCCGGTCGGCCCGGGAGGCCCACTCCTCTTCCCCGCCGTCTCCCGTGGCGCTCCCGGCCCGGTCGTCCCGTTCCGCCTCCCCGGTCCCGCCGGAGTGTGCCGGTGGGTCCGTGCGGGCGGTCGCGGCCGTGCGGCCCGCGGTGTCGGTGCGGCCCGCGGTGTCGGCGGTGGTGTCCGCCCGGCCCGCCGTGTCGGTCCGGCCCCTTCCGGGGCCCTGTTCCTCGTCCGTCATGTCCCCCTCCACACTCCGTACTCCGTACAAGGTCACCGCCCGCCCGGTCCGGTCCGCCGGGCACGCGTCCCGCGTGCTCACGCGTTCGGCCGCTCCCCCGAGGCCGCCGCGCGGGCCATCTCCTCCAGCCGGGCGAGCAGGGGCATCGGGTCGGTGCCCACCGTCCCGGGGAGGAAGTCCGCGATGGTCTCCGGTGTCCAGGCGCCGCCCTGCGCGTACGCCGCGCGCAGCTCCCTCGGCTGGGCCCAGACGGCGATCTTGGGACCGGCGACGGTGTACACCTGGCCGGTGATCGCGCGGGCGCGGTCGGAGAGCAGATAGACGACGAGCGGGGCCACGTCCTCCGGTTCGCCGATCTCCGTCAGCTCCATCGGCACCCCGGCCGACATCCGGGTACGGGCCACGGGGGCGACCGCGTTCGCCGTCACCCCGTACTTGTGCAGTCCGAGCGCCGCGCTGCGGACGAGCGAGATGATGCCGCCCTTGGCCGCCGCGTAGTTGGCCTGGGCGACGGAGCCCTGGTGGTTGCCGCTGGTGAAGCCGATGAGGGTGCCGGAGCGCTGTCGGCGCATCTGCGCGGAGGCCGCCCGGAAGACGGTGAACGTGCCCTTCAGATGGGTGGCGACCACCGGGTCCCACTCCTCCTCGGACATGTTGAAGAGCATCCGCTCGCGCAGGATTCCCGCGCCGCAGACGGCCCCGTCGAGCCGTCCGTAGGTGTCGACGGCGGTGTCCACGACCCGCTGACCGCCCGCCATGGTGGAGATGTCGTCGGCGACCGCGACGGCCGTGCCGCCCGCGTCCACGATCTCCTGGACGACCGCCCGGGCCGGTTCGGAGGAGGGCGCGGCGCCGTCGACGGAGACCCCGTGGTCGTTGACGACGACCCGGGCGCCCTCCGCCGCCGCGGCCAGCGCCACCGCCCGCCCGATGCCCCGGCCCGCGCCGGTGACGGCGACGACCCTGTCTGCCAAGAAGTTCCCCACACCGGCCCCTTCCCGCATTTTCTGACGGACCGTTAGATTGAAGGCCAGGCCACCACCAGAAGACAAGCCCCGGGAGGTCCGTTCCCGATGCCCCTGCCACCGGAGTTCCACGAGATCGCCCGGCGCGTCAACAACTGGGGCCGCTGGGGGGACGGTGACGAGCTGGGCACCCTCAACCTGATCACCGACGAGGTGGTGCGCGGGGCCGCCGCGCAGGTGCGCCGCGGCCGCCGGGTGCCGCTCGCGCTGCCGCTGCGGCAGAACGGGGTGCAGACGGGGATCATCCCCGGCCGGATCAATCCGCTGCACACGATGACCCAGATCAACCAGGAGACCTTCGGCCCGGGGAACGTCGCCTTCAGCGACGACGTCGTCACCATGGGACTCCAGGCGGCCACCCACTGGGACGCCCTGGCCCATGCGTCCCACTCCGGCACCCTCTACAACGGCCGCCCCGCCGCGAGCGTCACCGTGCACGAGGGCGCGGCGCACGGCGGCATCGACCGCGTCCCGTATCTCGTCTCCCGGGGGGTGCTGCTCGACGTGGCCCGCGCGAAGGGGCTCGACCGGCTGCCCGCCGACCACGCGGTGACACCGGAGGACCTGGACGAGGCCGCCGAGTTCGGCCGGCTGTCCCCCGTGGCCGGGGACGTCGTGCTCGTCCGGACCGGGCAGATGCGGAGCTGGCTCGACGGGGACCGGGACGGCTACGGCTTCCCGGCGCCGGGGCTCTCGATCCGGACGCCCGAGTGGTTCCACGCGCGCGACATCGCGGCGGTGGCCACGGACACCCTGCCGTTCGAGATCGTCCCCCCGGAGATCGAGGGGCTGTGGCTGCCCGTGCACGGGCTCCACCTCGTCGAGATGGGAATGCTCCAGGGGCAGAACTGGAACCTGGAGGGGCTGTCCGCGGTCTGTGCGGAGGAGGGGCGGCACAGCTTTCTGCTCTGTGCCGCGCCCGAGCCGTTCGCCGGGGCCACGGGGTCGCCGGTCGCGCCGGTCGCCGTTCTCTAGGGCGCGGGGGCGCCCCGGAGCCCGGGCCCGGCCGGGCGGCCACCGGGCCGGGGCTCAGCCCCGGGTGGCCACCGGGCCGCGGGAGGCGCCCCGCCCGCAGACGGCCTCCTCCGGCTGCTCCCGGTCCACCTCGCACCAGATCGACTTCCCGGCGCCCTCGGGCCGCCAGCCCCAGCGGTCGGAGAGGCCCGCGACCAGCTCCAGACCCCGCCCATTGGTGTCCTCGCCGCCCGCGTGCCGCTGCCGGGGCGGTCGGGCGCTGCGGTCGGCGACCTCCACCCGCACCGTCTGGGCCTCGATCGCGCCGCCGCCGAAGAGCATCCGCAGCACGGCCGGGCACCCGGTGTGCACCACCGCGTTGGTGACCAGCTCCGAGATGAGCAGGATCAGGGTCTCGGCCAGGGGCTCACCGTCCTCTATACCGGACCCGGCCAGCCGCGACCGGGCCCATCTCCGGGCCCGCCCCACCTCTGAGGGCTCAGGTCCGACTTCCAACTGAACCAGGAGCTGCTGCACCGCTCACACCATCCGAACCGGCGGACACTTCGCCTCGCGCCTCGACTGGATCATCGCGGGGACCGCC
The nucleotide sequence above comes from Streptomyces clavuligerus. Encoded proteins:
- a CDS encoding GlxA family transcriptional regulator, which gives rise to MADVPQRRTGARPGGAVPRPRAAGAERAHGGPHRVVVLALPGCIPFELSMPVRLFGRALSPAGDPLYEVLTCTPVPGLVPTEADFALHVEHGPELLATADTVIVPAAYGPRSVFSEGRLPEELVEVFAAIRPGTRLASICTGGFFLAAAGYLDGRPATTHWGWAEHFQRVFPSVRVDPQVLYVDDGDVLTSAGVAAGIDLCLHLVRRDHGAAVANDLARRSVVPPHREGGQAQYIQRPVPQPQLATTAGARRWALDRLGEPIHLRDLAERESMSVRTFTRRFREEVGVSPGQWLTRQRVERACQLLESTDLSVDQVARDAGFGTAQSMRQHLQSALGVAPTVYRRTFRTASGTAQV
- a CDS encoding SDR family oxidoreductase, which gives rise to MGNFLADRVVAVTGAGRGIGRAVALAAAAEGARVVVNDHGVSVDGAAPSSEPARAVVQEIVDAGGTAVAVADDISTMAGGQRVVDTAVDTYGRLDGAVCGAGILRERMLFNMSEEEWDPVVATHLKGTFTVFRAASAQMRRQRSGTLIGFTSGNHQGSVAQANYAAAKGGIISLVRSAALGLHKYGVTANAVAPVARTRMSAGVPMELTEIGEPEDVAPLVVYLLSDRARAITGQVYTVAGPKIAVWAQPRELRAAYAQGGAWTPETIADFLPGTVGTDPMPLLARLEEMARAAASGERPNA
- a CDS encoding ATP-binding protein, which produces MQQLLVQLEVGPEPSEVGRARRWARSRLAGSGIEDGEPLAETLILLISELVTNAVVHTGCPAVLRMLFGGGAIEAQTVRVEVADRSARPPRQRHAGGEDTNGRGLELVAGLSDRWGWRPEGAGKSIWCEVDREQPEEAVCGRGASRGPVATRG
- a CDS encoding cyclase family protein, giving the protein MPLPPEFHEIARRVNNWGRWGDGDELGTLNLITDEVVRGAAAQVRRGRRVPLALPLRQNGVQTGIIPGRINPLHTMTQINQETFGPGNVAFSDDVVTMGLQAATHWDALAHASHSGTLYNGRPAASVTVHEGAAHGGIDRVPYLVSRGVLLDVARAKGLDRLPADHAVTPEDLDEAAEFGRLSPVAGDVVLVRTGQMRSWLDGDRDGYGFPAPGLSIRTPEWFHARDIAAVATDTLPFEIVPPEIEGLWLPVHGLHLVEMGMLQGQNWNLEGLSAVCAEEGRHSFLLCAAPEPFAGATGSPVAPVAVL
- a CDS encoding acyl-CoA dehydrogenase family protein translates to MTDEEQGPGRGRTDTAGRADTTADTAGRTDTAGRTAATARTDPPAHSGGTGEAERDDRAGSATGDGGEEEWASRADRAFRAEARQWLRTHLTDAYRSAGGGPGREHESVAVRRAWERELGRGGWIGIGWPASGHGNRAATLTQQIVWAEEYAAAGAPGRLGHIGEHLLAPTLIADGTPEQRRRFLGPIARGEEYWCQGYSEPGAGSDLAAVRTTAVRDGTGCYRVTGQKTWTSLALGADWCFVLARTEPGSTRHRGLSLLLVPLDQPGHVEVRPIRQLTGTSEFNEVFLDGARADAAHVVGGEGEGWRVAMGLLDRERGVATLVLQIGFAAELAGIVRTAVARGADRDPVVRDRIVRQWAELRAMRWNALRTLGAEGDPGAPSVAKLLWGGWHRRLGELAMAVRGADAATGPEEWSAGRPYELDHDQRLFLFSRADTIYGGSDEIQRDIIADRVLKLPRERPADPGRSGERG
- a CDS encoding alcohol dehydrogenase catalytic domain-containing protein gives rise to the protein MRGVVFDGTEAVVVGDLELARRPGPGEVDVAIAAAGLCHSDLSVLDGTIPFPVPVVLGHEGAGVVRAVGPDVSHVAPGDHVALSTLANCGTCADCDRGRPTLCRGSVGRPRRVFTRGGRKDEPLFQFAANSAFAERTLVRAVQAVRIPEDIPLTSAALLGCGVLTGVGAVLNRARVAPGDTVVVLGAGGVGLNVLQGARLAGASRAVAVDTNPAKEATARRFGASDFLTSADGVRELLPTGADHVFECVGSPALVRRAVDLLDRGGQAVLLGMAAPTAEAAFPPAAMFLDKSILGCRYGSSRPQYDIPRYAEFYRRGLLLLDELVTAVHPVEDFARAAADARAGRVARAVLTF